One part of the Paramormyrops kingsleyae isolate MSU_618 chromosome 2, PKINGS_0.4, whole genome shotgun sequence genome encodes these proteins:
- the LOC111839253 gene encoding granzyme K-like, which produces MAVFRQFVACLAAVVLLNMPGGRCVEIIGGKEAKNHSWLFMALVKWENHQCGGALIKEQWVLTAAHCMGKNMKVILGTHSISKKNNKQKQISVSEAFPYKGFSQRTGEHDLMLLKLNKPVTTSPYITVLALPTKEKDVQKNTRDSTPCKVAGWGISNRDSNRISDNLMEVEIKVFNRKQCQKYYKKSKVAITSNTICAWDNQGEKDTDKGDSGGPLICNGNFTGVVSSGTRGFPGVYTLLTSKYLKWIHKVTGGAA; this is translated from the exons ATGGCTGTATTCAGGCAGTTTGTAGCCTGCCTCGCAGCTGTGGTTCTTTTGAACATGCCAGGAG GCAGGTGCGTGGAAATCATTGGTGGCAAAGAGGCTAAGAATCACTCCTGGCTTTTCATGGCTCTTGTGAAATGGGAGAATCATCAGTGTGGGGGGGCACTGATCAAAGAACAGTGGGTTCTGACTGCAGCTCATTGCATGGG AAAGAATATGAAAGTCATCCTGGGCACCCATTCGATCTCCAAGAAGAACAACAAGCAAAAGCAGATCTCAGTATCAGAAGCATTTCCATACAAAGGATTCAGTCAGAGAACCGGCGAACATGACCTAATGCTGCTGAAG TTGAATAAACCAGTGACTACAAGTCCATATATAACTGTACTGGCACTTCCAACCAAAGAGAAAGATGTCCAAAAAAATACCAGAGACAGTACACCCTGCAAGGTGGCTGGCTGGGGTATCAGCAACAGAGACAGCAACAGAATCTCAGACAATCTGATGGAGGTGGAAATCAAGGTTTTTAACAGAAAGCAGTGCCAAAAGTATTACAAGAAAAGTAAAGTCGCGATCACCAGCAACACGATCTGTGCTTGGGACAACCAAGGGGAAAAGGACACCGATAAG GGGGACTCTGGTGGGCCACTCATATGTAACGGCAATTTTACTGGCGTGGTGTCTTCTGGGACAAGAGGTTTCCCTGGAGTTTACACTCTGCTGACCAGCAAATACCTCAAATGGATCCACAAGGTTACCGGAGGAGCCGCATAG
- the LOC111839246 gene encoding cell division cycle protein 20 homolog B produces MEWKLEKYSRPKVKTEGAMVLRATDISYRRFKRRILSRLSTEFPLASSPKTTRWQHSYITENDTVCQRLPLDSPPRSTSLTEVRLGDKETLHTPDGESPLDLDKRGWDVSVKSLLEMSRECSRGQSDGLKVNEQDCIWKESEGDENPCSTPLPFSIIETAPSMPCSVFKAERQMAVPGLQDDYYLNLLAWSEQNMVVLGLASSVCIWNASTQSLQGSLHLTPHTSDLFGPSSCPLVSSVAWSKDGQTLAIGKSDGEILLWDVERRTSLRKLSGHLSLVGSLSCNQYILSSGSVLGLIHHHDARVARPVIGWLRQKKGICGLAWCPHGSKLASGTTDGLLSIWPDDPGATGKCLPMLTISHPTAVKALAWCPWQLELVAVGGGRQDGALRVWDTHTGVCRQSVQTHSQICSLCWCPANEELLSGHGLPQHQITCWKMPSMSRKAELYGHRGRVLHLALSPCGTRIFTVGSDRQACVWKHSDQLIWPREDADGHYCENRQCHETL; encoded by the exons ATGGAATGGAAGTTAGAAAAATATTCCCGTCCCAAAGTGAAAACAGAAGGAGCGATGGTTTTG AGAGCCACAGATATCTCATATAGACGTTTTAAGAGGAGGATCTTGAGTCGGCTAAGTACTGAATTCCCCCTAGCGAGCAGCCCGAagaccactagatggcagcactCCTACATCACAGAAAATGACACCGTTTGTCAAAGGCTGCCTCTGGATTCTCCGCCGCGTTCAACCTCACTCACTGAAGTACGTCTGGGTGACAAGGAGACATTACATACCCCAG ATGGAGAATCTCCTCTAGATCTTGATAAAAGAGGCTGGGATGTCAGTGTTAAGTCTCTGCTTGAAATGTCACGTGAATGCAGTCGAGGGCAGAGTGATGGTTTGAAAGTGAATGAGCAG GATTGCATTTGGAAAGAATCTGAAGGTGATGAAA ATCCCTGCTCTACACCCCTGCCCTTCAGTATCATTGAGACagctcccagcatgccttgcagTGTCTTCAAAGCAGAACGGCAGATGGCAGTCCCTGGACTGCAGGATGACTACT ATCTCAACCTTCTGGCATGGAGCGAACAGAATATGGTTGTACTCGGCTTGGCCTCCTCAGTGTGCATTTGGAACGCCAGCACTCAGTCGCTGCAGGGGAGCCTTCACTTAACGCCCCACACCTCTGACCTTTTTGGCCCTTCCTCCTGTCCTCTGGTATCTTCAGTTGCCTGGAGTAAAGATGGCCAAACCCTTGCCATTGGGAAGAGTGATGGGGAGATTCTG TTGTGGGATGTGGAACGCAGGACCAGCCTTAGAAAACTATCAGGACATCTATCATTGGTGGGGTCCCTAAGTTGCAACCAGTACATCCTCAGCAG TGGCTCAGTTCTCGGATTGATCCATCACCATGATGCACGGGTGGCTAgacctgtgattggttggctcCGGCAGAAGAAGGGCATTTGTGGTCTGGCGTGGTGTCCACATGGGAGCAAGCTGGCCAGTGGAACTACCGACGGCCTCCTTAGCATCTGGCCTGATGATCCTGGGGCTACAGGGAAGTGTCTGCCAATGCTGACCATATCCCATCCAACCGCAGTCAAG GCCCTTGCCTGGTGTCCTTGGCAGCTGGAACTGGTGGCTGTTGGTGGGGGCAGGCAGGATGGGGCCTTGAGGGTCTGGGACACTCATACAGGAGTCTGTCGGCAGTCAGTTCAGACACACTCTCAG ATATGTTCATTGTGCTGGTGCCCAGCCAATGAGGAACTGCTCAGTGGCCACGGCCTTCCCCAGCATCAAATCACCTGCTGGAAGATGCCGTCCATGAGCAGAAAAGCTGAGCTGTACG GTCACAGAGGACGTGTCCTGCACCTGGCTCTGAGCCCATGTGGAACTCGCATCTTCACGGTGGGCTCGGATCGCCAAGCCTGCGTGTGGAAGCATTCGGACCAACTGATCTGGCCCCGAGAGGACGCTGACGGACATTACTGTGAAAATCGACAATGCCATGAGACGTTATGA
- the gpx8 gene encoding probable glutathione peroxidase 8 has protein sequence MEPLLGYPVKPSGPKARKLIFFLTTAICVGTLFLLQTKFFKPRKPKDFYSFDVRDARGRTVSLEKYRGKASLVVNVASHCEHTESNYRGLQELHRELGTSHFNVLAFPCGQFGDTEPGSSRDIEAFAKSNFGVTFPIFSKIKIMGSEADPAFKYITDTVQKMPKWNFWKFLVNPEGKVVRFWRPEEPMEEIRKEASALVREIILKKRVEL, from the exons ATGGAGCCGCTTTTGGGTTACCCCGTTAAACCATCGGGTCCAAAAGCTCGAAAGTTAATTTTTTTCCTAACTACAGCTATATGCGTAGGCACATTGTTTTTGCTACAAACTAAATTCTTTAAACCCAGAAAGCCTAAAGATTTTTATTCGTTTGATGTACGGGATGCGAGGGGCCGAACAGTTTCTTTGGAGAAATACAGAGGAAAA GCGTCCCTGGTTGTCAACGTGGCGAGCCACTGTGAACACACAGAGAGCAATTATCGGGGTTTGCAGGAGCTGCATCGAGAGCTGGGCACGTCTCACTTTAACGTCCTGGCCTTTCCCTGCGGCCAGTTCGGGGACACCGAACCTGGATCCAGTCGCGATATCGAAGCCTTTGCAAAGTCTAACTTTGGTGTCACATTTCCTATTTTTAGCAAGATCAAAATAATGGGCTCCGAAGCAGACCCTGCGTTTAAATACATCACAG ACACGGTCCAGAAAATGCCGAAGTGGAACTTCTGGAAGTTCCTCGTGAATCCAGAAGGGAAGGTGGTCCGGTTCTGGAGACCGGAGGAACCCATGGAAGAAATCCGAAAAGAGGCATCAGCCCTTGTAAGAGAAATTATACTGAAGAAGAGGGTGGAGCTCTGA
- the mcidas gene encoding multicilin, with product MEYGVQEDTLRYDFQDFEDCAISFMPESPDLEAGLIPNSLLLSDIQECAALPVPSLQDGTLQDCLPYPSAGLPEPQSQLQPPALAEHDWRCLADQHHLALGDALEANSQLHLTLNERKEEIASLQEQNIQLKELANQAKHLASVLDRLMTAREEQAAHFVPPASDSPMRCGAKRRRLEDQNDLHSSCEDMDDILRDITERCNAMLRRDTPLPATCQEENEEVASPQDMEGINMYGSFTGIRTSTPRRHTHMEGGVVEEDSAFRTSIRDHCTIRTLTFPQGHAFTSTTPQGGYRFRWVPN from the exons ATGGAATATGGTGTTCAG GAAGACACGTTGCGATACGATTTTCAAGACTTCGAGGATTGTGCTATCAGCTTTATGCCAG AATCCCCTGACCTCGAGGCAGGCTTGATTCCCAACAGTCTACTGCTCAGTGATATTCAGGAGTGTGCTGCGCTGCCCGTACCATCTCTCCAAGATGGCACCTTGCAGGACTGCCTGCCATACCCGTCTGCAGGGCTCCCTGAACCCCAAAGCCAGCTACAGCCTCCAGCTCTGGCTGAACATGACTGGAGATGCCTGGCTGACCAGCATCATCTGGCCCTCGGAGACGCTTTGGAGGCCAACAGCCAG CTGCATCTTACACTAAACGAGAGGAAGGAAGAAATTGCATCACTACAGGAGCAAAACATACAACTGAAGGAACTGGCCAACCAGGCGAAGCACCTGGCCTCCGTCCTTGAT AGGTTGATGACTGCTAGAGAGGAGCAGGCTGCACATTTTGTTCCACCTGCCAGTGACTCTCCAATGAGATGTGGCGCTAAGCGGAGGAGGCTTGAGGACCAGAATGACCTGCATTCCAGCTGTGAGGACATGGACGACATCCTGAGGGACATAACAGAGCGTTGCAATGCCATGCTGCGGAGGGACACCCCACTGCCGGCCACATGTCAAGAGGAGAACGAGGAGGTGGCTAGCCCCCAGGACATGGAGGGCATTAACATGTACGGATCATTCACCGGGATAAGGACCTCTACTCCACGGAGACACACTCATATGGAGGGCGGAGTTGTGGAAGAGGACTCTGCATTCAGGACCTCCATCAGGGACCACTGTACTATTCGAACCCTGACTTTTCCCCAAGGGCACGCCTTCACCTCCACCACGCCCCAAGGGGGGTACAGGTTCCGATGGGTCCCCAATTAG
- the LOC111839247 gene encoding cyclin-O, which translates to MDLHGDSPREGIRGHKWTAVPRIKKGYTSPASSSLWQHPDARNLAVQPDVQTSDRLLADWQNFMDYGESCYNIQKLNETDFIPINYMSRQPQVTPEARCRLVSWLIPVHRYFRLSFESCCLAVNIMDRFLSTTPVASDCFQLLGITCLLIASKLVEVYSPQIKQLLALCCNAFTKDQLCNLECIILIRLKFRLAAPTMAFFLDYYTNRQLAAQTSPEQGPAGHREETEKQVSTGMDTGGDLDNPFPSDTGEEVEGPCATGVGEDVSRQSHSMAAKSKILARTICELSLADYAFVRYPPSVLAQSAVKLAEHLLGRRQQWDSKPEEPSVDPTLHQECGDNMRLLVSLNQEVLHTMSGF; encoded by the exons ATGGATCTCCATGGTGATAGCCCGCGCGAG GGGATAAGAGGGCATAAATGGACCGCGGTACCCCGAATAAAAAAGGGATACACCTCCCCCGCCTCTTCGTCGCTGTGGCAACACCCAGACGCGCGGAACCTTGCTGTGCAG CCGGATGTTCAGACCTCGGACCGGCTGTTAGCAGACTGGCAGAATTTCATGGACTACGGGGAGAGCTGCTACAACATTCAGAAACTTAACGAAACCGATTTTATACCTATTAATTATATGTCTCGTCAGCCGCAG GTCACACCAGAAGCGCGTTGCAGATTGGTGAGCTGGTTGATTCCCGTTCATAGATACTTCAGACTGTCTTTTGAGTCCTGCTGCCTCGCCGTAAATATTATGGACCGCTTCCTCTCCACCACCCCGGTGGCGTCGGACTGTTTCCAGCTGCTGGGGATCACATGTCTGCTAATCGCCAGCAAACTG GTTGAGGTCTACTCACCTCAGATTAAACAGCTTCTTGCCCTGTGCTGCAATGCTTTCACAAAAGATCAGCTATGTAACCTGGAGTGCATAATCTTAATCAGACTGAAGTTCAGGCTTGCAGCTCCAACAATGGCCTTCTTCCTTGATTATTATACAAACCGGCAGCTTGCAGCTCAGACTTCTCCAGAGCAGGGTCCTGCTGGTCACCGGGAGGAGACTGAAAAGCAGGTATCCACAGGTATGGATACTGGAGGAGACTTGGACAATCCGTTCCCCTCGGATACAGGTGAAGAGGTGGAGGGTCCCTGTGCCACAGGTGTGGGAGAAGACGTCAGCAGGCAGAGCCACAGTATGGCCGCAAAGAGTAAAATCCTTGCAAGGACAATATGTGAACTGAGCCTGGCTGACTATGCTTTCGTCAGGTACCCTCCGTCAGTCCTGGCACAGTCTGCCGTAAAGTTGGCAGAGCACTTGCTGGGCAGAAGGCAGCAATGGGACTCAAAACCAGAAGAACCGAGTGTGGACCCCACCTTGCACCAAGAGTGTGGTGACAACATGAGGCTTCTGGTGTCCCTCAACCAGGAAGTCCTGCACACCATGTCTGGGTTTTGA